The Candidatus Bathyarchaeota archaeon genome includes a region encoding these proteins:
- a CDS encoding HDIG domain-containing protein, whose product MDPQLKQIIDMIQNSSLRKKVEDMINNPSIKIKGFRKIGLPLDKSPAGKSKHHSYDKGLIDHMVATTHTAIALCDVVEKVYHCKVNRDLVISGILLHDLMKPLTYTKQDNGTYGISPLGEKLDHLSLVVAEGYRRKLPIELLHIICAHHGRAGPISPHTIEALICHVADVADATLNGEVFNAARWLVRDCVGEDITTVTAEEAYTIVQAKQTQGCEGVREAFKKIKKKHSGGFKSY is encoded by the coding sequence ATGGATCCGCAACTAAAGCAAATAATCGACATGATTCAAAATTCCAGCCTGCGAAAAAAGGTCGAGGATATGATAAACAACCCAAGCATAAAAATCAAAGGCTTTCGCAAAATAGGCCTCCCACTCGATAAAAGTCCAGCAGGCAAATCAAAACATCATAGTTACGATAAAGGTCTCATCGATCACATGGTTGCCACAACGCATACAGCCATAGCTTTGTGCGACGTTGTGGAGAAAGTCTACCATTGCAAGGTTAATCGCGACTTAGTAATCAGCGGGATCCTTCTTCACGATTTAATGAAACCACTAACCTATACAAAACAGGACAATGGTACGTACGGTATCTCCCCGCTCGGTGAGAAACTAGACCATTTATCGCTAGTCGTTGCAGAGGGATACCGTAGGAAATTGCCCATCGAACTTTTGCATATAATTTGTGCACACCATGGAAGAGCCGGGCCCATCAGTCCGCATACAATTGAGGCTTTAATCTGCCATGTTGCTGATGTTGCCGATGCGACTCTCAATGGCGAAGTATTTAATGCGGCACGCTGGCTTGTAAGGGATTGCGTTGGAGAAGATATCACTACGGTAACCGCAGAGGAAGCATATACGATTGTTCAAGCTAAACAAACACAGGGCTGTGAAGGTGTAAGAGAAGCGTTTAAAAAGATTAAGAAAAAGCATAGTGGCGGGTTTAAGAGTTATTAG